A stretch of the Zeugodacus cucurbitae isolate PBARC_wt_2022May chromosome 6, idZeuCucr1.2, whole genome shotgun sequence genome encodes the following:
- the LOC105221261 gene encoding focadhesin: MDEFKNITKTSSVVKISACLEKIFKKITESREKKISEQNIKEIEFLKTQCKSDIVQLSLLSSQTFVRLVEGGVLDASNVLTMLISMLPNSSPTQHTTITEGIVSILLLGLKRKVALLKENEKFQCQFGLKTQQHPLITLLQSSAVNMNDVANKIVGICNHHDQQVKEHSVEYLRPVFLYILCNPQTLPDSKTIWTGLLSLSKTNHSAKQLVQEIFSWCKFNSSTTCLFSSILLIEAIEHCLNCNDLTTVIDLCIFQALIVNNLTKYGIDPRPSLHCLLRVLHNTREHTVNHYNVLLILLAESLHLLSPNYLHDLLRIIAFIVVQECCGNQYILNMCLDGIIQWMSQTAFIPAEGLALAHQVVRKILARGKETQSVETTKVRTSDLKPAEVRYFHPDIAIAFDLAKLVESFDESEFKDVFTFVDALNVKANSMFCQRLHLFLRALFLSQEPSVDCWFKIYEAILEIIKVNGGIAYDFLMTYIFKLAGEQQPEIQMELLRGLPSFAVSKDNIPMILNTIRNLTIENATFCMDLYLRLWRIEPRTYPFLIKLLSTPQKDNNKRWEFEIAKTHTIREICYEKPTQHGSDLVSHLSDTLNSCTDDAGDLATSHALDAIVALCDSHTVNIISTWRVLSTKFRHERRPRALKSLYRFFAHIPLLHTPTLEYEQLVDEALEQLWSTVSRSDSESELVREALAALKNFEIGSLLSMRHIPMQYRQDTPGVREYVGGREVVDLQQEMVPGEVWVHLLQKIRPDCGASAADLIAHHIYAEINGYRSGVYRLPEGKPEPRKLQGLFPQSPLRAVVNYLVGQSRFGDHVTEPHVVTNALRAISKKFPKPIPPLDWCFLHGFFHLSFEARKYCILIAKNQLLHSGTARRLLENFLVDFEPNCFEEDLLLLFSLLPEISNGISLQILKSFAEKIAIYSFKESQLSGFTEGCLFEKFIDSVKYIFLGKCDIPEVLDIFTLIIERYMDSMDLDSRLFERYTEVVSVLHPNSIDGLTSPANWWETPIGKLKKATIIRCYLVLYNTQLPNPLKWLTPIIDAYSTRREEQPFFFRHLVSTLYAFNSDEQSCQWIMEMFLQIQALLAESSNKEKLDKVLYLLDIFILAVVVLSGCAVLLGNLDSIATQRKDRFALFPESLQFLCEHVFWKDQEAKIYEFLYNLYKNSAIPEVYAAIFKNAIICSRNKTYFDNKGIWTKYVGMRK, translated from the exons ATGGATGAATTCAAGAACATAACAAAGACATCATCGGTGGTGAAGATTTCCGCTTGTCTGGAAAAGATTTTCAAGAAAATCACTGAAAGTCGTGAAAAGAAAATATCCGagcaaaatatcaaagaaatTGAGTTTCTAAAAACACAATGCAAATCGGATATTGTACAACTGAGCCTATTAAGCTCACAGACATTTGTGCGGCTAGTGGAGGGTGGAGTTTTGGACGCCTCAAATGTGCTAACCATGCTAATTTCCATGCTGCCGAACTCCAG CCCCACGCAGCACACAACCATAACGGAAGGAATTGTCAGTATTTTATTGCTTGGTTTGAAGCGGAAAGTCGCTCTCTTGAAGGAAAACGAAAAATTCCAATGTCAGTTTGGTTTGAAAACTCAACAACATCCACTTATAACCTTGTTGCAAAGTTCCGCCGTGAACATGAATGATGTGGCCAATAAGATTGTAGGCATCTGTAATCATCATGATCAACA GGTTAAAGAGCACAGCGTTGAGTATTTGCGTCCAGTCTTCCTTTACATACTCTGCAACCCTCAAACACTGCCCGATTCAAAGACCATCTGGACTGGTCTACTGTCTCTTAGTAAGACGAATCACTCCGCTAAACAACTGGTGCAAGAAATTTTCTCTTGGTGTAAATTCAATTCGTCCACAACATGCCTGTTCTCAAGCATACTGTTAATAGAAGCTATCGAACACTGCCTAAACTGTAATGACTTGACCACCGTTATTGATTTGTGCATTTTTCAAGCGTTAATTGTGAACAACCTAACCAAATACGGCATTGATCCACGTCCCAGTCTACACTGTCTGCTACGTGTGTTGCACAATACACGCGAGCACACTGTGAACCATTACAATGTGCTGCTCATTTTACTGGCCGAGAGTCTGCATTTGCTTTCGCCGAATTATCTACATGATTTGCTGCGCATAATCGCGTTCATTGTTGTGCAGGAATGCTGTGGGAATCAATACATTCTGAACATGTGTCTTGATGGTATCATCCAGTGGATGTCTCAGACTGCATTCATACCCGCAGAAGGTCTGGCACTAGCTCATCAAGTTGTGCGCAAAATACTTGCACGAGGAAAAGAAACGCAGTCGGTTGAAACAACGAAAGTGCGCACGAGTGACTTGAAGCCGGCTGAAGTACGCTACTTCCATCCAGATATTGCAATTGCCTTCGATTTGGCTAAACTTGTCGAATCCTTTGATGAGTCGGAATTTAAAGATGTCTTCACGTTCGTTGATGCTCTCAATGTAAAAGCGAACTCAATGTTTTGTCAGcgcttgcatttgtttttgcgcGCACTCTTCTTGTCGCAAGAACCCTCCGTGGATTGTTGGTTTAAGATTTATGAAGCCATATTAGAGATAATCAAAGTGAATGGCGGCATAGCTTATGATTTCTTAATGACATATATCTTTAAATTAGCCGGTGAGCAACAACCAGAAATTCAAATGGAGTTACTACGTGGCTTACCGAGCTTTGCCGTATCTAAG GATAATATACCAATGATTTTAAATACAATACGAAATCTTACGATCGAAAACGCAACATTTTGTATGGATCTCTATCTGCGCTTGTGGCGCATTGAGCCACGTACTTATccctttttaattaaattgctctCAACACCACagaaagacaacaacaagcgtTGGGAATTCGAAATAGCCAAGACTCATACCATACGAGAAATTTGTTATGAGAA ACCAACGCAACACGGCTCCGACTTGGTTTCACACCTCTCCGACACACTGAACTCATGCACGGATGACGCTGGTGATCTGGCCACATCACATGCTCTGGACGCCATTGTAGCGCTCTGTGATAGTCATACTGTGAACATAATTTCTACTTGGCGTGTGCTCAGCACTAAATTTAGACACGAACGTCGTCCACGAGCACTAAAATCGTTGTACCGTTTCTTCGCACACATACCGTTACTGCACACACCTACCCTGGAGTATGAACAATTAGTTGATGAAGCTTTAGAGCAACTTTGGTCGACCGTGAGTCGCTCCGATTCCGAGTCTGAATTGGTGAGAGAAGCTCTGGCTGCCTTAAAGAATTTCGAAATCGGTTCGCTACTTTCCATGCGTCACATACCAATGCAATATCGCCAAGATACGCCAGGAGTTCGTGAATACGTTGGTGGTCGCGAGGTTGTTGATCTGCAGCAGGAAATGGTGCCGGGAGAAGTTTGGGTGCATCTTTTGCAAAAGATACGACCCGATTGTGGTGCCTCGGCAGCCGATTTAATCGCCCATCACATATATGCTGAAATAAATGGCTATCGCAGTGGCGTTTATCGTTTGCCTGAGGGCAAGCCGGAACCGCGCAAGTTGCAAGGGCTCTTCCCGCAAAGTCCATTGCGTGCCGTGGTGAACTATTTAGTGGGCCAATCACGTTTCGGAGATCACGTAACAGAGCCACACGTGGTAACAAATGCACTAAGGGCAATATCGAAGAAGTTTCCCAAACCTATACCCCCACTCGATTGGTGTTTCCTTCATGGCTTTTTCCACCTCTCATTTGAGGCCAGAAAATATTGCATACTGATTGCCAAGAACCAACTACTGCACTCTGGTACCGCCCGACGATTGCTGGAAAACTTCCTGGTAGATTTCGAACCAAATTGCTTTGAAGAAGACTTGCTGCTATTGTTCTCCTTGCTCCCTGAGATTTCGAATGGCATCAGCTTGCAAATTTTAAAGAGCTTCGCCGAAAAAATAGCCATATACAGTTTCAAGGAATCGCAATTAAGTGGCTTTACAGAAG GCTGCCTTTTTGAGAAGTTCATAGACAGTGTAAAATACATATTCTTAGGCAAATGTGACATTCCAGAAGTGCTCGATATATTCACGCTAATTATTGAACGTTATATGGACTCTATGGATCTGGATTCGAGA CTATTTGAGCGATATACGGAGGTGGTATCCGTTTTACATCCCAATTCCATTGATGGTCTCACCTCACCAGCCAATTGGTGGGAAACACCAATTGGTAAACTGAAAAAGGCCACCATTATAAGGTGCTACTTAGTGTTATACAACACACAGTTGCCCAATCCCTTAAAGTGGCTTACACCGATCATAGATGCATATTCCACTCGTCGCGAGGAGCAGCCATTCTTTTTCCGTCACCTCGTCTCAACTTTATATGCTTTTAATAGCGACGAGCAGTCATGCCAGTGGATCATGGAAATGTTTTTGCAAATACAAGCACTCCTCGCTGAATCGtccaacaaagaaaaattagataaaGTTTTGTATCTTttagatattttcattttagctGTAGTTGTGCTTTCCGGCTGTGCCGTTCTGCTGGGTAATTTGGATTCTATAGCCACACAACGCAAAGATCGGTTTGCACTCTTCCCAGAGAGTCTGCAATTTCTGTGTGAACATGtcttttggaaagaccaggaAGCAAAA atttatgagtTTCTGTATAACCTATACAAGAACAGTGCTATTCCAGAAGTCTATGCCGCAATATTCAAGAATGCTATTATCTGTTCTCGTAATAAAACATACTTTGACAACAAAGGTATTTGGACAAAATATGTTGGAATGCGAAAATGA